In Skermanella sp. TT6, one genomic interval encodes:
- the istA gene encoding IS21 family transposase, whose translation MVTLGELVMILDLARQGLSVSAIARRTGLDRKTIRKYIANGLEPPAYTPRPPRQTLVGPFEPYLRERLQAFPELSGRRLLRDIRALGYQGGYTVLKDFLRTVRPRPETQFERRFETPPGKQAQVDFAFFKTVFTDQPDVERIVWLFSIVLGHSRMMWARFVARQDLPTVLRCHIAAFEAFGGVPEQILYDRMKTAVLGDVEDPDQPAKGIAYNAKLLDLAACYGFLPKACRPYRAQTKGKVERPFRYVREDFFLARTFRNLDDLNAQFVQWLDQVANVRLHATTQRVVVEHFAEERDHLKALPAGPFNTVLALERRITRDGMVSVAGNLYSVPDSTRRRTVEVQITAGAVNILEDGMLIASHPAQEGRGQRRIAPGHRTQPPPANSRTAREETRPEPPRGSTVTPRSLAIYDAIGRRLASQQGAP comes from the coding sequence GTGGTCACACTTGGGGAACTCGTCATGATTCTCGATCTCGCCCGCCAGGGGTTGAGCGTGTCGGCAATCGCGCGCCGGACCGGCCTGGATCGCAAGACCATCCGCAAGTACATCGCCAATGGGCTGGAGCCGCCCGCCTACACGCCGCGGCCCCCGCGGCAGACCCTTGTCGGCCCCTTTGAACCCTACCTGCGGGAGCGCCTCCAGGCCTTCCCGGAACTCAGCGGCCGACGTCTGCTCCGGGATATCCGCGCGCTCGGCTACCAGGGCGGCTATACCGTGCTGAAGGATTTCCTGCGCACCGTCCGGCCCAGGCCCGAGACACAGTTCGAGCGCCGGTTCGAGACACCGCCCGGCAAGCAGGCCCAGGTCGATTTCGCCTTCTTCAAGACCGTGTTCACCGACCAGCCCGACGTCGAGCGGATCGTCTGGCTGTTCTCGATCGTGCTCGGCCACAGCCGCATGATGTGGGCCCGCTTCGTCGCCCGCCAGGATCTGCCGACCGTGCTCCGGTGCCACATCGCCGCCTTCGAGGCGTTCGGCGGCGTGCCCGAGCAGATCCTGTATGACCGCATGAAGACCGCCGTGCTCGGTGACGTCGAGGACCCCGACCAGCCGGCCAAGGGGATCGCCTACAATGCCAAGCTCCTCGATCTGGCCGCCTGCTACGGTTTCCTGCCGAAGGCCTGCAGGCCCTACCGGGCGCAGACCAAGGGCAAGGTGGAGCGGCCCTTCCGCTATGTCCGGGAGGACTTCTTCCTCGCCCGCACCTTCCGCAATCTGGACGACTTGAATGCCCAGTTCGTCCAGTGGCTGGACCAGGTCGCCAACGTTCGCCTGCACGCCACCACCCAGCGTGTCGTCGTCGAGCATTTCGCCGAGGAGCGCGATCACCTCAAGGCCCTCCCGGCCGGTCCCTTCAACACCGTGCTGGCACTCGAGCGCCGCATCACCCGCGACGGCATGGTCTCCGTTGCCGGCAATCTCTACTCCGTGCCCGACAGCACCCGCCGGCGGACCGTCGAGGTGCAGATTACCGCCGGCGCGGTCAACATCCTGGAGGACGGCATGCTCATCGCCTCCCATCCGGCACAGGAAGGCCGCGGCCAGCGCCGGATCGCTCCCGGCCACCGTACCCAGCCGCCGCCGGCCAACAGCAGGACGGCCCGGGAGGAGACCAGGCCCGAGCCTCCTCGGGGCAGCACGGTGACACCCCGTTCGCTGGCCATCTACGACGCGATCGGCCGCCGTCTCGCCAGCCAGCAGGGTGCCCCATGA
- the istB gene encoding IS21-like element helper ATPase IstB — MTATTLDPAASPATLDRIRAHLVGLNMPRALEVLEHILRRIERGEISALEAIDTLLGEELTLREGRRVRSALKMGRLINIKTLGGFDFSFQPSLDRDRIMALAQLDFVDRHEAVHFLGQPGCGKTHLALALGVEAVKSGRSVYFATLADIVSSLAKAEREGTLRERLRFLCRPQLLIVDEIGYLPVIPGGGNLFFQLVNARYERGAMILTSNRGFAEWGDVFGGTVVATALLDRLLHHAVVVQIEGASYRLRRHADLIPDNTRTRSITAPQPQPRRRGRPPKMTSAQPDTDL; from the coding sequence ATGACCGCAACCACCCTCGATCCGGCGGCCAGCCCCGCCACGCTCGACCGCATCCGCGCTCACCTGGTCGGTCTCAACATGCCGCGCGCGCTCGAAGTGCTGGAGCATATCCTGCGCCGGATCGAACGCGGCGAGATCTCGGCCCTGGAGGCCATCGACACCCTGCTCGGCGAGGAACTGACCCTGCGGGAGGGGCGACGCGTCAGGTCCGCGCTGAAGATGGGCCGGCTGATCAACATCAAGACCCTGGGCGGGTTCGACTTCTCCTTCCAGCCCTCGCTTGACCGCGACCGCATCATGGCGCTGGCCCAGCTCGACTTCGTCGATCGCCACGAGGCGGTCCATTTCCTCGGTCAACCCGGCTGCGGCAAAACCCATCTGGCGCTGGCCCTCGGTGTCGAGGCGGTCAAGTCCGGTCGTTCGGTCTACTTCGCCACCCTGGCCGACATCGTCAGTTCGCTCGCCAAGGCGGAGCGGGAGGGCACCCTGCGCGAACGCCTGCGCTTTCTGTGCCGGCCCCAGCTGCTGATCGTCGATGAGATCGGCTATCTGCCCGTCATCCCGGGGGGCGGCAACCTGTTCTTCCAACTGGTAAATGCCCGCTACGAACGCGGCGCGATGATCCTGACCTCGAACCGCGGCTTTGCCGAATGGGGCGATGTCTTCGGCGGCACCGTCGTCGCCACCGCGCTGCTGGACCGCCTGCTACACCATGCCGTTGTCGTTCAGATCGAGGGAGCCAGCTACCGGCTCCGCCGCCACGCCGACCTGATCCCGGACAACACTCGAACCCGATCCATCACTGCCCCTCAACCTCAACCACGCCGCCGGGGACGACCACCGAAAATGACCTCTGCCCAGCCAGACACCGACCTATAA
- a CDS encoding YcaO-like family protein has protein sequence MISTDLSDHPADGEVASWDSTHAVADAWRHSSGRTGDVTALLLRLKRWMPTLGITRVADATGLDRIGIPVAMASRPNSKSLSVSMGKGLTIEDAKLSAIMESVESWHAENILLPLRLATPSQMVSVGKLVDLSSLPLATSAILTDWTRLLWVEGEDLKNQRRSWLPFAFANLDLTIPLPEGSALFPPSSTGLGAGFTRGQAIAHGLAEVIEADALSFWGFRTPSEQDARRIDPDQVADPVCRHLLHRIHEAGLLVGLWDIADKILIPTFLCRIMDAEVWGTSPFSWVDGSASHVNPAVALAGAILEAAQGRVTQIAGARDDNYRSYYGTFPEDILEAQRQRLRTRPGTALRSLAERLGDASPRCLPVDRAQAVAMMVDRLDQAGLSQVLAVDLTQQLIGIPVVKIVVPGAEDGYEAAHYQAGPRLSAAMA, from the coding sequence ATGATCAGCACTGACCTTTCTGATCATCCTGCAGACGGCGAGGTCGCCTCCTGGGACTCGACTCATGCGGTGGCTGATGCATGGCGACACTCCAGCGGACGCACGGGTGACGTAACCGCCTTATTGCTACGCCTGAAGCGGTGGATGCCGACACTTGGCATTACTCGTGTCGCTGACGCTACCGGGCTTGATAGGATCGGCATACCCGTTGCGATGGCCTCTCGGCCAAACAGCAAGTCACTTTCCGTATCAATGGGCAAAGGGCTAACAATAGAGGATGCGAAACTATCGGCGATCATGGAGTCGGTGGAGTCATGGCACGCTGAAAACATCCTGCTTCCGTTGCGACTGGCGACGCCCTCTCAAATGGTTTCTGTAGGAAAATTAGTAGACCTTTCCAGCTTGCCGCTTGCCACTTCAGCAATCCTGACAGACTGGACAAGACTACTCTGGGTTGAGGGCGAGGACTTGAAAAATCAACGAAGGTCGTGGCTGCCATTCGCTTTTGCTAATCTCGATTTAACGATACCGCTACCAGAAGGTTCCGCTCTGTTCCCGCCGTCCAGCACAGGTCTGGGGGCGGGTTTCACCCGCGGGCAGGCGATCGCGCACGGGTTGGCCGAGGTCATCGAGGCGGATGCTCTATCTTTTTGGGGCTTCCGAACACCATCCGAGCAGGATGCACGACGCATCGACCCTGATCAGGTTGCCGATCCGGTATGCCGGCACCTGCTGCACCGGATTCACGAGGCAGGCCTGCTGGTGGGTCTGTGGGACATCGCCGACAAGATCCTGATCCCGACCTTCCTGTGCCGTATCATGGATGCGGAGGTATGGGGCACGTCACCATTCAGCTGGGTGGATGGATCCGCCAGCCACGTCAATCCGGCCGTTGCACTAGCCGGTGCCATCTTGGAAGCGGCTCAAGGCCGCGTCACACAGATAGCCGGGGCCCGTGACGACAATTATCGAAGTTACTACGGCACATTTCCGGAAGACATTCTGGAAGCGCAACGACAAAGGTTACGGACCCGACCCGGTACGGCGCTTCGTTCCCTGGCCGAAAGGCTAGGCGATGCCTCGCCACGGTGCCTACCAGTCGACCGGGCGCAAGCGGTCGCCATGATGGTCGATCGACTGGACCAAGCCGGTCTGAGCCAAGTTCTGGCCGTTGATCTGACGCAGCAACTGATTGGTATTCCCGTCGTAAAGATCGTAGTTCCTGGGGCAGAGGACGGGTATGAAGCCGCTCACTACCAAGCCGGCCCTCGATTGAGCGCGGCCATGGCATGA
- a CDS encoding transposase, with the protein MVCTVAVQRIEVITGAGGRRTYSAEEKIRLVGEARGGRGAVAAVARRYGIYTSLIYRWRRQLQSGELAAPAAFVPVHVLEAPPSCASAWKQ; encoded by the coding sequence GTGGTTTGCACTGTGGCGGTCCAGCGTATTGAGGTCATCACCGGCGCCGGAGGGCGACGGACCTATTCGGCCGAGGAGAAGATCCGCCTGGTCGGCGAAGCCCGCGGCGGGCGTGGCGCTGTCGCCGCGGTGGCCCGCCGCTACGGCATCTACACCAGCCTGATCTATCGCTGGCGCCGGCAGCTCCAGAGCGGCGAATTGGCCGCCCCCGCGGCCTTCGTGCCGGTGCACGTGCTGGAGGCGCCGCCGTCCTGTGCATCGGCGTGGAAACAGTAG
- a CDS encoding ISL3 family transposase, producing the protein MSSSLLSLLPAGLAVERVVVRPDRVVVAVRARAATASCPLCRRHSRRVHSRYIRHLGDLPWQGRIGHLELQVRRFRCSAPRCPRRIFAERLPEVALPRVRRTVRLAEAQRRIALHAGGESGARLADRLAMPVSGDTLLRLIRAAPLPVAPTPRVVGIDDWAWRRGRRYGTLIVDLERSRPIDLLPDRDGETVAAWLKAHPGVEIVARDRAGAYADGARTGAPDAVQVADRWHLLRNLGDALAGVLDRHHRAIRTATKAATAVTTVPVPNAPPEPRPLPRSQQRTLDKRAARQARFEEVAALHARGWSQSAISRSTGLDRATIRTWLRAGRPPSWSKPAYGSTIDRHAEYLRQRWAEGCTNTARLWREIRDRGYSGRPKTVQEWVRRRLRGTGAGPADLESSTTAWKAPSGRRAAWLVVADANEIDETAGKFVEALLAGSPDLAVVIALAREFRAMVRERRADGLDPWLAAAQGTALTGFAGGLKRDLAAVRAGLSLSWSSGPVEGQVSRLKTIKRTMCGRAGFDLLRYRVLEAA; encoded by the coding sequence GTGTCCAGTTCGTTGCTGTCCCTGCTGCCCGCCGGTCTCGCGGTTGAGCGGGTCGTCGTCCGCCCTGATCGTGTTGTCGTCGCCGTTCGTGCTCGCGCCGCCACGGCGTCCTGTCCCTTGTGCCGGCGCCACTCGCGTCGCGTCCACAGCCGCTACATCCGGCATCTTGGGGATCTCCCCTGGCAGGGGAGGATCGGCCATCTCGAGCTTCAGGTCCGTCGCTTTCGCTGCTCCGCCCCAAGATGCCCGCGCCGGATCTTCGCCGAGCGCCTGCCGGAGGTGGCCCTGCCGAGGGTTCGGCGGACCGTCCGCCTCGCCGAGGCGCAACGCCGCATCGCCCTACATGCCGGAGGCGAGTCGGGCGCCCGCCTAGCGGACCGCCTCGCCATGCCGGTCAGCGGCGACACCCTGCTGCGCCTGATCCGGGCGGCTCCCCTCCCGGTGGCACCGACCCCGCGCGTCGTCGGCATCGATGATTGGGCTTGGCGGCGTGGCCGGCGCTACGGCACCCTCATCGTCGATCTGGAGCGCAGCCGCCCCATCGACCTGCTGCCCGATCGCGACGGAGAAACAGTTGCCGCCTGGCTGAAGGCACACCCCGGCGTGGAGATCGTTGCCCGAGACCGGGCCGGTGCCTATGCCGACGGCGCCCGGACCGGAGCTCCGGACGCGGTCCAGGTGGCTGACCGTTGGCATCTTCTGCGCAATCTCGGCGACGCCCTGGCCGGCGTTCTCGACCGGCATCACCGGGCCATCCGCACTGCGACCAAGGCAGCCACGGCGGTGACGACGGTTCCGGTTCCCAACGCTCCGCCGGAGCCCCGGCCTCTGCCCCGCAGCCAGCAGCGCACGCTGGACAAGCGGGCGGCGCGGCAGGCCCGTTTCGAGGAAGTCGCAGCACTGCACGCCCGCGGCTGGTCGCAGAGTGCTATCTCCCGCAGCACTGGCCTGGACCGCGCCACGATCCGGACATGGTTGCGGGCGGGCCGGCCTCCGTCGTGGAGCAAACCGGCTTATGGGAGCACAATCGACCGCCATGCCGAGTACCTGCGGCAACGCTGGGCCGAGGGCTGCACCAACACCGCCCGGCTGTGGCGGGAAATCCGCGACCGGGGCTATTCGGGCCGACCCAAGACCGTGCAGGAATGGGTTCGGCGCCGGCTGCGGGGCACCGGTGCCGGGCCTGCCGACCTGGAGTCGTCTACGACCGCCTGGAAGGCGCCCTCCGGCCGGCGCGCGGCGTGGCTGGTGGTGGCCGATGCCAACGAGATCGACGAGACCGCAGGGAAGTTCGTCGAGGCCCTGCTCGCCGGATCGCCGGACTTGGCCGTGGTGATCGCGCTGGCGCGGGAGTTTCGCGCGATGGTCCGAGAGAGGCGGGCCGACGGATTGGATCCGTGGCTCGCGGCAGCGCAGGGAACGGCGCTGACCGGGTTTGCCGGCGGCTTGAAACGGGACTTGGCGGCGGTCCGGGCCGGGTTGTCGCTGTCGTGGAGCAGCGGCCCGGTGGAAGGTCAGGTCAGTCGACTCAAGACGATCAAGCGTACCATGTGCGGGCGGGCCGGCTTCGACCTGCTGCGCTATCGGGTTCTGGAGGCCGCATGA
- a CDS encoding tetratricopeptide repeat protein has translation MTDVQKLRRKLTAVMVADMKGYSCMVRDDEEASYWSTAECLDVFRREISSNCGRIIRVAGDGLLAEFDSIVVAVEVAIAVQKQISLIPNRHRENNFRPQFRIGVNVGDVIDVDGMLHGDAVNIAARLEAFADPGAICISDVAYNMLKNKLKCGFRYLGEHNLKNIAEPVGVYQIHFDNEADRRRPTMRPLTSARTHSAKPSICVRPFVSLQQRSQCDSFSDGMTEDVIVNLSRFHELSVTSRDTAMMFHDRGVTNAELAQRINVQYVVDGCIRRQKGRLRMTVQLVDALSNQVVWSDQFDENMHDVFIVQQTLTSRLVSKLPIRIEQAEQSKAFRVHSERLEAYHCYLRGNFLLYQYGRASNEEAKTFFRKAMDLDPSFARAHATLSRAFHFDWRYGWCTDPDQALRTALESARTAVALDSTDARGYAEMGFAYLYLKQQKPSICAYERALSLNPNDADVLADYADALSYVNRADDAIACVLRAIELNPYHPDWYLWNLADVYFVMGDYAQAIQTVNRMNNPSECYRLLAACYALSGAIEEAQFFGVRVLEQHPEFTVEQWVDKQPDTVPEVSQRFARGLLLAGLP, from the coding sequence ATGACGGATGTCCAGAAACTACGTCGCAAATTGACCGCCGTCATGGTAGCCGATATGAAAGGCTACAGCTGTATGGTCCGCGACGATGAGGAAGCGTCTTACTGGAGCACGGCAGAATGCCTGGATGTTTTCAGGCGTGAGATTTCGTCTAACTGCGGGCGGATCATCCGCGTTGCTGGGGACGGCTTGCTTGCCGAATTCGACAGCATTGTTGTTGCCGTTGAGGTAGCTATTGCCGTTCAGAAGCAGATCTCCCTTATACCCAATAGGCACCGTGAAAACAATTTCCGGCCGCAGTTCCGAATCGGCGTCAATGTCGGAGACGTCATCGACGTAGATGGAATGCTGCACGGCGATGCCGTGAATATTGCCGCCCGCCTTGAGGCTTTCGCTGATCCAGGCGCCATCTGCATTTCGGATGTCGCCTACAACATGCTAAAGAACAAGCTAAAATGCGGATTCAGGTATCTCGGCGAACACAATTTGAAGAACATAGCGGAACCTGTCGGTGTCTATCAAATCCACTTCGATAATGAGGCGGACAGACGTAGACCCACGATGCGGCCGCTTACTAGCGCGAGAACCCATTCTGCAAAGCCATCGATCTGTGTCCGCCCGTTCGTCAGCCTTCAACAACGTAGCCAGTGCGACAGCTTCAGTGATGGGATGACAGAAGACGTCATTGTTAACCTGTCGCGTTTCCACGAACTTTCTGTAACTTCTCGTGATACGGCGATGATGTTTCATGACCGAGGTGTCACGAACGCTGAACTGGCGCAACGGATCAACGTACAATACGTCGTCGATGGTTGCATTCGTCGGCAAAAAGGGCGGTTGCGCATGACAGTTCAACTCGTTGATGCATTGAGCAACCAAGTTGTCTGGAGTGACCAGTTCGACGAAAACATGCATGATGTCTTCATCGTGCAGCAAACCTTAACATCCCGACTGGTTTCCAAGCTCCCGATCCGAATCGAACAGGCCGAACAGTCCAAAGCCTTCCGGGTCCACTCGGAGCGCCTGGAAGCCTATCATTGCTACCTCAGAGGCAACTTCTTACTTTATCAGTATGGACGCGCCTCGAACGAAGAGGCCAAGACATTCTTTCGAAAGGCTATGGATCTCGACCCCTCCTTCGCTCGCGCTCACGCTACTCTGTCACGAGCCTTCCATTTCGACTGGCGTTACGGCTGGTGCACCGATCCTGATCAGGCACTCAGGACAGCCCTAGAGTCTGCACGAACAGCCGTAGCACTCGACTCAACAGATGCTCGTGGCTATGCAGAGATGGGATTCGCCTATTTGTATTTGAAACAACAAAAACCTAGCATATGTGCTTATGAGAGGGCACTTTCACTCAATCCGAATGACGCCGATGTATTGGCTGATTACGCGGATGCTCTGTCATATGTGAATCGAGCGGATGACGCCATCGCCTGTGTGTTGCGCGCCATCGAATTAAACCCTTACCATCCCGACTGGTACCTCTGGAACTTGGCTGATGTCTATTTCGTCATGGGTGATTATGCTCAGGCGATCCAAACGGTCAACAGGATGAACAATCCCTCGGAGTGTTACCGGCTTCTCGCAGCCTGTTATGCGCTTAGCGGAGCGATTGAGGAGGCTCAGTTCTTCGGTGTGCGGGTGCTGGAACAGCATCCAGAATTCACCGTGGAACAGTGGGTGGATAAACAGCCTGACACCGTGCCAGAGGTGTCACAGCGCTTCGCCCGCGGCTTGCTACTGGCTGGATTGCCATGA